The genomic window TACCGGAAGGCCGCCGGGGTGAACCCGCACCTGAGCGAGGCGCACGTCCACCAGGCGAAGGTGCTCTTCGCCCTCGAGCGCCACACCGAGGCGACGGCCGCGCTCCGCCGCGCGTTCGAGCTCGACCCCTCGGTGCGCGACGAGATCCGCAACCACTACCCGGACCTCGCCGCCGACGCCCGCCTGCGCTCGCTCCTCGGCTCCGACGAGCGGACGCGCCGCACGCGGTAAGCCCTCTTCGTCTCTGATGATCTGCGGGGGCGGCCGGCCGGTCGCCCCTACGTGTTTCGCCCGCTCATGGAGCCGCAGCCCGCGCTCGACCTGATCCGCCCGGCCATCTTTGCCGACCTGCCGGGCGTCACGGCCGGGTTCAGCACGCGCGCGGGCGGGGTGAGCGACGCGCCGTTCGACGCGCTCAACATGGGCTTCGCAACCGGCGACGATGAGGCCGCGGTGCAGGAAAACCGGCGGCGGTTTCTCAGTGTGCTGGGCTTCGGCCCAGACCACCTGGCGACGATTGGGCAGGTCCACGGCGTGAGCGTCACCGCCCGGAGCGAGCCGGGTTTCGCCGAGCGCAACGACGGCCACGTCACCGACCGGCGCGGCCTCGCCCTCGGCATCCTCGTTGCCGACTGCGGGGCGGTGCTGCTCGCCGACGCCAAAGCCGGCGTCGTCGGGGCGTGCCACGCGGGGTGGCGCGGGGCAGTCGGCGGGATCCCGATCATGACTGTCGAAGCGATGCGGAAGCTCAAGGCCGAGCCGGAGCGGATCCGCGCCTACGTCAGCCCGTGCATCGGGCCGGACGATTTCGAGGTCGGGACCGAAGTAGCGCGGCAGTTCGACGACGCGCATGTGCTGGAAGACGACGCCTGGACCAAGCCGCACGTCGATCTCTCCGGTGCCATCGTCGCCCAACTCCTCAAGGCGGGGCTGGACGAGGCGAACATTCAGGTCGAGGGATGCAGCACGTTCGACACCGCGCGCTTCTTCTCCTACCGCGCTGACGGCGGGACGACGGGCCGGATGATGGGCGTGATCGGATTGACGTGATGCGTGGGCATTGTCTCTGCGTTGGCGCTCGGCCCCGCGCACTACGCGTCGCGTATCATCCTGCATGAAAGACTTTTCGCTCGGGCTGATCGCAGTGCTCTTCGTCGCGGCCGGCCTCCTGCACTTCGTCATACCGGACCTGTACGTCCAGATCGTCCCGCCATATTTCCCGTTCCCACTCGCGCTCGTCTACATCAGTGGCCTCGCCGAAATCCTCGGCGGCCTCGGCGTGCTGGTTCAGAAGACGCGGGCGTGGGCCGGGGTCGGCCTCGCCGCACTCCTCGTCGCCGTCTTCCCGGCGAACCTCTACATGGCGATGGAGCCGGAGGCCGTCGGGCTGGAGAACGCGGCGCTCGGGCTGTGGCTGCGGCTCCCCCTGCAGTTCGTGCTGATCGCGTGGGTCTGGTGGGCGACACAGCGGAAGCGAGCCGAGGTCTGATATGATCTCTCCACCTGCTCCGACCCTGAGCCGTCTTGCTGTAGTGGTCCTGCTCGCCGTGCTGCTCGCGCCGAGCGCTGCGGTGGCCCAGGACGCAGAGCAGGTCGACCGCGGCCGCTTTCTCCGGTGGACGGCCGGCGACCCGCTCGGCTTGGCGAAGGGGCTGACCTCGCGTCACGCGGTCTACACCCTCGGTGCGGGAAGCGCGCTGGTTCTGTTCACGCTCGCCGACGAGACGATCAGCGGAGACGCGGGCGAGGTGCGGGACCGCGACAACGGGCCGTTCCTGAACGCAGCCAACGAGGTCGGGGACTGGCGCTATGCCATTCCCGCCGCCGGGGCGGTGTTCGGGGCCTCGCTGTTGACGGACGACGCCCGGGTTCAGGACGCGGCGTTCACCTCGCTGGAGTCGGCGCTCTACGGCAACGTTCTTAGCTCGCTGCTCAAGGGCGTCTTCGGGCGCGCCCGGCCGCGCGAGCAGCAGGGCCCGTACGACTTTGCACCGTTCACGAGGCAGCGCTCGTTTCCGTCGGGCCACACGACGGTCGCGTTTGCCGTCGTCACGCCGTGGGTGGTCTACTACCCCGGCCCGCTCACCTACGGGCTGCTCGCCGTGGCGACTGGCACGGCAGTCACCCGGGTCGTCCGAGGCGACCACTGGTCGTCGGACGTGGTCGGCGGGGCGGCACTCGGGACGCTCGTCGGCTACGGGCTCGCCAACCGGCACGGGCGGCACCCGAACGGGTGGTCTGTGACTCCGGTCCTCGGTCCCGGCGAGATCGGGCTCGCGCTGCGCCTCGGTATTCCACCGCGTTAGGGACGAGCACAGACGCGAGGCCTGCGTTTGGCGGGGCCGTATATTCGACGGCTCGAAACTAAGGACTATGCGGCTCTACCTGCTCGGTCTTCTGGCGGTGTTGCTGGGTGTGCCTGCGCCGGGGCACGCACAGGCGACGCGCGGTCCCGGCTCGGAGATCCGGTTTCGTCACTTCGGGATCGAGGACGGCCTGGCCAGCCCCTACATCACCGCCATCTACCAGGACACGCGCGGGTTCCTGTGGTTCGGCACTGAGGGCGGGCTGAGCCGCTACGACGGCCTCCGCTTCCGCACCTACCTCCCCGTCCCGTTCGACACCACGAGCCTCGGCGAGGTCGATGTCGAGGGGTTCGCCTCTACGCCGGACGGCGGGCTGTGGATCGCCGGCGAGGAGGGCACGCTCAGCCGCTACCACCCGCAGCGGGACGCGTTCACCAACCTCCTCCGCCTCGACCGGGCGGCGTTCCGAACGCTGGACGTGTTCATCCGGGCGCGCGACGGCGGGCTCTGGCTCGGCGGGAACGAGGGCGTGTACCGCTACGAACCGGACACCGGCGCGCTCGACACGTTCCGGCAGAGCGACGAGAGCGGGGGGCTGCCCAGCAACCGGGTCACCGCGCTCCTCGAAGACCGGCGCGGAGGCATCTGGGTCGGCATGGAAGGCGGCCACCTGGTCCGCTACGACCTGGACACCGCCCGGTTCGAGGACATCAGCGGCCCCGGGGGCCTCCCCCGGGAATCCATCCGCTCGCTCCTCGAAGACCGCAGCGGGCGGCTCTGGGTCGGCACCGACGAGGGGCTGTTCCTCTACGACCAGGCCGCCGGCACCTTCGTTGCCTACGACGGGACTGAGGGCGTGCAGATCATGGCGATCGTCGAGGACCCGGCCGGCGCGCTCTGGCTCGGCACGGACGACGGCATCGCCCACCTCGCAGCCGGGGCCGGGCCGAGCGCGCCGGCCGCTCGCTACCGGCACGACCCGAACGACCCGGCCAGCATCCTTCCCGGCCGCGTGCGCGCGCTCTACCTCGACCGCAGCGGCGTGATGTGGGTCGGGCTCTTCGCGGGCGTGAGCGCCTTCGAGCTAGCCCCCCCGCCGTTCACCGTCCTCACCCACGATCCGGAAGACCCGAACAGCCTCAGCGACCCCATCGTGTGGTCGGTCCTCGCTCAGGACAGCGTGCTCTGGGTTGGCACCGAGGACGGCGTGCTCAACCGCGTCGACCGCCCCAGCGGGCGCGTCACCCGCTACCGCCACGACGGCACCGACCAGGCAGCGACCGCCACGGTCGTGGATCTCCGCGAGGCAGAGGACGGGACGCTCTGGCTCGGCACCTGGCGTTCGGGCTCCTGGCTCGGCACGTTCCAGCGGTTC from Bacteroidota bacterium includes these protein-coding regions:
- a CDS encoding polyphenol oxidase family protein, which codes for MEPQPALDLIRPAIFADLPGVTAGFSTRAGGVSDAPFDALNMGFATGDDEAAVQENRRRFLSVLGFGPDHLATIGQVHGVSVTARSEPGFAERNDGHVTDRRGLALGILVADCGAVLLADAKAGVVGACHAGWRGAVGGIPIMTVEAMRKLKAEPERIRAYVSPCIGPDDFEVGTEVARQFDDAHVLEDDAWTKPHVDLSGAIVAQLLKAGLDEANIQVEGCSTFDTARFFSYRADGGTTGRMMGVIGLT
- a CDS encoding phosphatase PAP2 family protein, which produces MISPPAPTLSRLAVVVLLAVLLAPSAAVAQDAEQVDRGRFLRWTAGDPLGLAKGLTSRHAVYTLGAGSALVLFTLADETISGDAGEVRDRDNGPFLNAANEVGDWRYAIPAAGAVFGASLLTDDARVQDAAFTSLESALYGNVLSSLLKGVFGRARPREQQGPYDFAPFTRQRSFPSGHTTVAFAVVTPWVVYYPGPLTYGLLAVATGTAVTRVVRGDHWSSDVVGGAALGTLVGYGLANRHGRHPNGWSVTPVLGPGEIGLALRLGIPPR